The region CGTTATGTGACGATAGACTTCAACCACTATGCGCCGTTTATCATAAGCGACTTCTTCCTAAGATGGAAAAATGTTTAAAGAATCAGGATTTTAAATTACAAAAATTTATTTTAAGTGCGAATTATGAAGTGCTTAAAGGATTAGAGAATCGTCAATTTGTCGGAAAAGATTTTTTTAATGTTAATACGCCAACGGATTTGTTAGAATTGGAGGAAATATAAATGTATACGGTTGGAATTATCACAAGTAGTGACAAAGGATATGCCGGAGAGCGTGAAGATAAAAGTGGAGCCGTCGTGAAAGAAATCGTTGAGGCAAATGGATTTGAAGTGGTGAAATATATTGTTTTACCAGATGATCAACAAATGCTAGAAGATGAATTTAAAAAGATGTGTGATGAATTAAAAGTTAACTTAGTGTTGAGTACAGGTGGGACAGGATTTTCAAAGCGTGATATTACGCCAGAAGCAACGAAAGCAATCATTGAACGCGAGGCACCAGGAATTTGTGAAGCGATTCGTTACTTTAGCTTACAAATTACTAAACGAGCGATGTTATCACGCGCTGTATCAGGAATTCGTAAGGATACATTAATTGTGAATCTACCAGGAAGTCCAAAAGCTTGTACGGAGGCGTTGGATTTTGTATTAGACGATATAAAGCATGGAATTGATATTTTACTTGGGGAGGCCAAAGAATGCGCAAGAAAATAATCTTATTAACCGTCTTATGTATGGGAATGATTTTATCAGCGTGTGGGACGCAAAAAGAGGAAGTGACTGAACTTAATATCAGTGTAGCAGCGAGTTTAGTCAATCCGATTGATGAGATGATTGAACTTTATACTAAAGATCACCCTGTTAAAATTAATGTAAATTCAGGGGGATCAGGAACACTTAAGAAACAAATTTCAGAAGGTGCAGATATCGGTTTATTCTTCTCAGCGAATGAAAAATATGTGGTTGAGTTAATAGATGAAGGATTAGTAAAGCCTTCTAATAAATCAAACTTAATTTATAACACATTAGTCGTGATTAAGAATAAAGAGGCACAGACACTTAATTCCTTATTAGACATTAAAGAAAATGGATCAATGCTAGCCATTGGTGAAGTAAGTACAGTTCCAGCAGGTGAATACGCTAAAGAATCATTAACTAATCTTGGATTATGGGATGAGTTAGAATCTTCTTTAATTTATGGAAAAGATGTTACCGCTGTTAAAACCTATGTTGAACGTGGAGAAGTTGATTATGGTATTGTTTATAAAACAGATGCAATGAATCTTGAAAATGGTGAAGTGATGATGACGCTGCCAACGGATTCTTATCAAGAAATTGTCTATTCATTAGCATCGATTGAAGGTTATTCAAACGAAGCTGAATGTTTGAAGTTTATGGATTTTATTAAATCAGACACGGGAAAATCAATTTTGAAAAATTATGGTTTTGAAGTAAGTGAGTAAAATGATGGTTGTAGATGCTACCCTCATTTCAATAAAAGTTGTCTTAATTGCGGTTATCACCACGTTCATTCTTACCTTAATCGCGGTATGGGGAATTGGACTTAACAAACATAAGTCGATTCGTTCTCTTGATTTTATCTTTTTATTACCGCTATTTATTCCACCTTCGGCGATTGGCTATTTAATTTTAATCATCCTCGGTAAGAATGGGTGGATTGGAAGGTTTTTAAATCAAAATTTCAATCTATCCATTATCTTTACACTCAGCGCTGCAGTGATTGCAGGAATAATGGTGTCGATTCCGATTATGTATCAGAGTATTAAATCGGCTATTACCTCAGTAGATGAAGATATTATCAATGCGGCAAGAG is a window of Turicibacter sanguinis DNA encoding:
- the modB gene encoding molybdate ABC transporter permease subunit codes for the protein MMVVDATLISIKVVLIAVITTFILTLIAVWGIGLNKHKSIRSLDFIFLLPLFIPPSAIGYLILIILGKNGWIGRFLNQNFNLSIIFTLSAAVIAGIMVSIPIMYQSIKSAITSVDEDIINAARVFGASEWVIWLKIILPLSINGILNGILLSFARAFGEFGATILVAGNIPGKTQTLPMAMYYAIENNNTEMATQILLIILIVAIFLMSLYKTLMMRLSH
- the modA gene encoding molybdate ABC transporter substrate-binding protein, whose product is MRKKIILLTVLCMGMILSACGTQKEEVTELNISVAASLVNPIDEMIELYTKDHPVKINVNSGGSGTLKKQISEGADIGLFFSANEKYVVELIDEGLVKPSNKSNLIYNTLVVIKNKEAQTLNSLLDIKENGSMLAIGEVSTVPAGEYAKESLTNLGLWDELESSLIYGKDVTAVKTYVERGEVDYGIVYKTDAMNLENGEVMMTLPTDSYQEIVYSLASIEGYSNEAECLKFMDFIKSDTGKSILKNYGFEVSE
- a CDS encoding MogA/MoaB family molybdenum cofactor biosynthesis protein; the encoded protein is MYTVGIITSSDKGYAGEREDKSGAVVKEIVEANGFEVVKYIVLPDDQQMLEDEFKKMCDELKVNLVLSTGGTGFSKRDITPEATKAIIEREAPGICEAIRYFSLQITKRAMLSRAVSGIRKDTLIVNLPGSPKACTEALDFVLDDIKHGIDILLGEAKECARK